The Blattabacterium cuenoti genome includes a region encoding these proteins:
- a CDS encoding toprim domain-containing protein, whose translation MKKNLVIVESPTKAHTIQTFLGKNYHVTSSYGHIIDLPDKEIGIKIKNNFEPNYVILSKKKRLFKILKH comes from the coding sequence ATGAAAAAAAATTTAGTAATAGTAGAATCACCTACTAAAGCTCATACAATACAAACATTTCTTGGAAAAAACTATCATGTAACGTCCAGTTATGGACATATTATAGATTTACCAGATAAAGAAATAGGAATAAAAATAAAAAATAATTTTGAACCCAATTATGTAATATTATCTAAAAAAAAAAGATTATTCAAAATCTTAAAACATTAA
- the topA gene encoding type I DNA topoisomerase has translation MWLASDEDREGEAIAYQIYKIFNIPDKKYKRIVFHEITKKAICNAIKNPRKIDYNLVYAQQARRIIDRLVGYKLSPILWKKINTGLSAGRVQSVAVRLIAEQEKKIQNFIPRPTYQIYGSFTNPESNRIFDAKLEKEIEDKQEMRNILKLCINSTFIVKEITIKQEKKSPPPPFTTSSLQQEAYKKLSYSTSQTMLLAQKLYEKGLITYIRTDSTNLSKNILSEIKNFLLFSYGKKYFSIRKFYKKKFSQEAHEAIHPTIIDNNENYLDSFLLDKNQKRLYKLIWERTIIGQMSDAIFEKKDVYIQSSHLKNLFVYTQKTVLFDGFMKISSKEKKEKYNLEMERGSLLEKKEVTAKQTIKNQIYRYNEASLVKKLEQLGIGRPSTYVSIISTIQNRNYVNIQKISKKVEVRETFSLKKNLIYKKNDEVYKIEKNKFFPTEMGILTTDFLKKNFDDIVNYSFTANLEKNFDDIAKGKQSWIQIVENFYSKFYEKMQHVKKNVDKIHKERFLGKDPKSNKKVFAKIARYGPIVQMGEYKNKEKPKFSPLLNRQKIESISLPEALKILELPKLLGTFEKNEIFLKINKYNIYIKYNKKSIPVDEKMFFNNYLNLEQAINIIIENKKKIE, from the coding sequence ATTTGGTTAGCTTCAGATGAAGATCGTGAGGGCGAAGCTATAGCTTATCAGATTTACAAAATTTTTAATATTCCTGATAAAAAATATAAAAGAATTGTTTTCCACGAAATTACAAAAAAAGCAATTTGTAATGCTATAAAAAATCCAAGAAAAATTGATTATAATTTAGTTTATGCTCAACAAGCTAGACGAATTATAGATCGATTAGTAGGATATAAATTGTCTCCTATTTTATGGAAAAAAATCAATACCGGACTTTCCGCTGGCAGAGTTCAATCTGTTGCAGTAAGACTTATAGCAGAACAGGAAAAGAAAATTCAAAATTTTATTCCTCGTCCAACTTATCAAATATATGGTTCCTTCACTAATCCTGAATCTAATAGAATTTTTGATGCTAAATTAGAAAAAGAAATAGAAGATAAACAAGAAATGAGAAATATTTTAAAATTATGTATAAATAGTACTTTTATAGTAAAAGAAATTACTATAAAACAAGAAAAAAAAAGTCCTCCACCTCCATTCACGACATCTTCTCTACAACAAGAAGCTTATAAAAAATTAAGTTATTCCACATCTCAAACCATGTTACTAGCTCAAAAGCTATATGAAAAAGGATTAATTACATATATCCGGACAGATAGTACAAACTTGTCAAAAAACATTTTATCAGAAATTAAGAATTTTCTACTTTTTTCATATGGAAAAAAATATTTTTCTATAAGGAAATTTTATAAAAAAAAATTTTCTCAAGAAGCACACGAAGCAATTCATCCTACTATTATTGATAATAATGAGAATTATTTAGATTCATTTTTACTAGATAAAAATCAAAAACGTCTTTATAAACTTATATGGGAACGAACAATTATAGGTCAAATGTCAGACGCTATTTTTGAAAAAAAAGATGTTTACATTCAATCCTCTCATTTAAAAAATCTTTTTGTTTATACACAAAAAACTGTATTATTTGATGGATTCATGAAAATATCCAGTAAAGAAAAAAAAGAAAAATATAATTTAGAAATGGAAAGAGGTTCTCTTTTAGAAAAAAAAGAAGTTACAGCTAAACAAACAATTAAAAACCAAATATATAGATATAATGAAGCTAGTTTAGTCAAGAAATTAGAACAATTGGGAATAGGAAGACCTTCAACTTACGTTTCTATAATTTCTACTATTCAGAATAGAAATTATGTTAACATTCAAAAAATTTCAAAAAAAGTAGAAGTACGTGAAACTTTTTCTCTAAAAAAAAATTTGATTTATAAAAAAAATGATGAAGTTTATAAAATTGAAAAAAATAAATTTTTTCCCACAGAAATGGGAATTTTAACCACTGATTTTTTAAAAAAAAATTTTGATGATATAGTCAATTATAGTTTTACTGCAAATCTGGAAAAAAATTTTGATGATATAGCTAAAGGAAAACAATCTTGGATTCAAATCGTTGAAAATTTCTATAGCAAATTTTATGAAAAAATGCAACATGTTAAAAAAAATGTTGATAAAATTCATAAAGAACGTTTTCTTGGAAAAGATCCAAAATCTAATAAAAAAGTTTTTGCGAAAATAGCTAGATACGGACCTATTGTTCAAATGGGAGAATATAAAAATAAAGAAAAACCAAAATTTTCTCCTCTGTTAAATAGACAAAAAATAGAATCAATTTCTCTTCCAGAAGCTTTAAAAATTCTTGAGTTACCTAAATTATTGGGAACATTTGAAAAAAATGAAATTTTCCTAAAAATAAACAAATATAATATTTATATAAAATATAATAAAAAATCAATTCCAGTTGACGAAAAAATGTTTTTTAATAATTATTTGAATTTAGAACAAGCTATTAATATTATAATTGAAAATAAAAAAAAAATTGAATAA
- the rsmI gene encoding 16S rRNA (cytidine(1402)-2'-O)-methyltransferase, with amino-acid sequence MLYIVPTPIGNLEDFTFRSLRILKEVDLILVESYKISKKLLDFYNIKTNISKYHIYNEHKIVPSIIKKIQKGNKLALISNAGTPSISDPGFLLIRSCIQASITIECLPGPTAFVPALVCSGISSNEFIFIGFLPKKKRKTKLKNLSKENRTIILYESPHRLLQTLNDIKYFFGSKRDVVICKEISKYFQNILRGNIEKIILYYQNIKKILGEYTIVIDKNFEK; translated from the coding sequence ATGTTATATATTGTCCCCACTCCTATAGGAAATTTAGAAGACTTTACCTTTAGAAGTTTACGAATCTTAAAAGAAGTAGATTTAATTTTAGTGGAAAGTTATAAAATTTCTAAAAAATTATTAGATTTTTATAATATTAAAACTAACATTAGCAAATATCATATTTATAATGAACATAAAATAGTTCCTTCCATTATAAAAAAAATTCAAAAAGGAAACAAATTAGCATTAATATCTAATGCAGGAACTCCAAGTATATCAGATCCGGGTTTTTTACTCATTAGATCTTGTATTCAAGCATCTATCACTATAGAATGTTTGCCTGGCCCTACAGCTTTTGTTCCCGCATTAGTTTGTTCAGGTATATCTTCTAATGAATTTATTTTTATCGGTTTTTTACCCAAAAAAAAAAGAAAAACTAAATTAAAAAATTTATCTAAAGAGAATCGAACCATAATATTATATGAATCTCCTCATAGATTATTACAAACATTAAACGATATAAAATATTTTTTTGGATCAAAAAGAGATGTTGTTATATGCAAAGAAATATCCAAATACTTTCAAAATATATTAAGAGGAAATATAGAAAAAATAATTTTATATTATCAAAACATAAAAAAAATATTGGGAGAATATACTATTGTCATAGATAAAAATTTTGAAAAATAA
- a CDS encoding aspartate-semialdehyde dehydrogenase gives MKLGIVGATGMVGRVMIDLLEKRNFPLDKLYISASNKSVGKEFFFKKKTHKIINIYNLFLNKPDIVLFSAGSSISREWAPKFSNIGSIVIDNSSAWRMDPGKKLIIPEINASCLCKQDKIIANPNCSTIQLVMVLFPLHIKYEIKRIIISTYQSVTGTGKKALDQLNQEENGDFSRKVYPYPIYQNVLPHCDSFIENGYTVEEMKLINETKKIINDYNIAITATAVRVPVIGGHSECVNITFRKKPNINHINEILSQTKGIIVQDEPKKNVYPMPFYAHGKDEVFVGRIREDFSFQNSINIWIVADNLRKGAATNAIQIAEYLIRKKYV, from the coding sequence ATGAAATTAGGAATAGTAGGAGCTACAGGAATGGTAGGTCGTGTAATGATTGATCTTTTAGAAAAAAGAAATTTTCCATTAGATAAATTATATATTTCTGCTTCTAATAAATCTGTAGGAAAAGAATTTTTTTTCAAAAAAAAAACACATAAAATTATTAACATATATAATTTATTTTTAAATAAACCTGATATTGTTTTATTTTCGGCTGGATCTAGTATATCAAGGGAATGGGCTCCAAAATTTTCAAATATAGGTTCTATAGTTATAGATAATTCTTCTGCATGGAGAATGGATCCTGGAAAAAAATTAATCATTCCTGAAATTAATGCTTCTTGTTTATGCAAACAAGATAAAATTATAGCTAATCCAAATTGTTCCACAATACAATTAGTGATGGTGTTATTTCCATTACATATAAAATATGAAATTAAAAGAATTATCATTTCTACTTATCAATCTGTTACAGGAACTGGAAAAAAAGCTTTGGATCAGTTAAATCAAGAAGAGAATGGAGATTTTTCTCGTAAGGTCTATCCATATCCTATTTACCAAAATGTTTTACCTCATTGTGATTCTTTTATAGAAAATGGATATACAGTAGAAGAGATGAAATTAATTAATGAAACAAAGAAAATAATAAATGATTATAATATAGCTATAACAGCTACAGCTGTACGTGTTCCTGTTATAGGAGGGCATTCAGAATGTGTTAATATTACGTTCAGAAAAAAACCTAATATTAATCATATAAATGAAATATTATCACAAACAAAAGGAATAATAGTTCAAGATGAACCAAAAAAAAATGTCTATCCAATGCCATTTTATGCTCATGGAAAAGATGAAGTTTTTGTGGGTAGAATACGAGAAGATTTTTCATTTCAAAATTCTATAAATATTTGGATAGTGGCAGATAACCTTCGCAAAGGGGCAGCCACTAATGCTATTCAAATTGCAGAATATTTAATAAGAAAAAAATATGTTTAA